Proteins encoded together in one Rossellomorea sp. y25 window:
- a CDS encoding pyridoxamine 5'-phosphate oxidase family protein gives MAQNLKDKIVELFSNHKTGTLATIRDNKPYSRFMMFYHEDLTLYTATNEHAHKAEDIAQNPHVHILLGHDRDSDHEHYVEIEAEATVEESKELKEKFWNDQLKSWIASPDDPEYMLLKLTPKTILYYEKTGKEPQELSL, from the coding sequence ATGGCTCAAAACTTAAAAGATAAGATCGTTGAGTTGTTTTCCAACCATAAAACGGGCACCCTTGCCACAATCCGAGACAACAAACCATATTCACGCTTTATGATGTTCTACCATGAAGACCTTACTCTTTACACCGCAACCAATGAGCATGCACACAAAGCGGAAGACATCGCACAAAACCCTCATGTTCATATTCTTCTGGGCCATGACCGAGATTCCGATCATGAGCACTATGTAGAAATTGAAGCAGAGGCAACTGTAGAAGAATCCAAAGAGCTGAAAGAGAAATTCTGGAACGACCAACTAAAATCCTGGATCGCAAGCCCCGATGACCCGGAATACATGCTCCTCAAACTCACACCCAAAACCATCCTCTACTACGAAAAAACAGGCAAAGAACCACAAGAACTAAGCCTATAG